The proteins below come from a single Pandoraea apista genomic window:
- a CDS encoding peptidylprolyl isomerase gives MSLRVNGIVIDARRVADEIDLHRDAADPEVAAQRALVSRELLRQRARDLRLLADTDEAGVSDDAVVDALFSRDVQVRRPTEAECRAYFHEHAGQFRVGDKVQASHILFALSAAVPLSSTLSRAQAALDAVLAEPASFESVARTMSDCPSGRAGGSLGMLARGSGAPEFELVLFCGDRLGVLPRLVNTRYGFHIVRIERRVKGRMPPFERVAERIAAQLYEQARARALRHYVALLAGAAEISGANDSAGPTRVQ, from the coding sequence ATGTCTTTGCGTGTCAACGGGATTGTCATCGACGCACGCCGTGTTGCCGATGAGATCGATCTGCATCGAGATGCGGCCGATCCGGAAGTCGCCGCTCAGCGCGCGCTCGTGAGCCGTGAGTTGCTGCGTCAACGTGCGCGAGACTTGCGGCTGCTGGCCGATACCGATGAGGCGGGGGTGAGCGACGACGCGGTTGTCGACGCGCTCTTCTCGCGCGACGTGCAGGTGCGTCGTCCGACCGAGGCCGAATGCCGGGCCTACTTCCACGAACATGCAGGGCAGTTCCGCGTTGGCGACAAGGTGCAGGCGAGCCACATTCTGTTTGCGCTGTCGGCGGCCGTGCCGCTATCGAGCACGCTGAGCCGGGCGCAGGCGGCGCTGGACGCGGTGCTCGCCGAGCCGGCTTCGTTCGAGTCGGTCGCGCGAACGATGTCGGATTGTCCGTCAGGCCGCGCAGGCGGCAGCCTGGGCATGCTCGCGCGTGGCAGCGGTGCGCCGGAGTTTGAACTGGTGCTGTTCTGCGGCGACCGCCTGGGCGTGTTGCCTAGGTTGGTGAACACGCGCTACGGCTTTCACATCGTGCGCATCGAACGGCGAGTCAAAGGACGCATGCCGCCTTTCGAGCGCGTGGCCGAACGCATTGCCGCACAGTTGTACGAACAAGCCCGTGCGCGGGCGCTGCGTCACTACGTGGCGCTGCTCGCCGGGGCCGCCGAGATCAGCGGCGCCAACGATAGTGCAGGGCCGACACGCGTGCAGTGA
- a CDS encoding class I SAM-dependent methyltransferase: MSDTPQSTTAAAAHDAPAPDSPNAHNAHNAVVTGQFGPQASAYLTSANHAKGADLEQLAAIARAHPGAQVLDLGCGAGHVSFFTAPHVARVVAYDLSADMLGVVAGEAAKRGLTNVDTQLGAAESLPFSDASFDLVFSRYSAHHWADVGAALREMRRVLKPGGRVVICDVASTGQPLFDTYLQAVEVLRDTSHVRDYAASEWMMMAAGAGFSVASLTPRTLELDFKTWTTRMRTPEPMQVAIRALQTAMADDVRRHFKIQDDGSFTLDTLTLELVVG; this comes from the coding sequence GTGAGCGATACCCCGCAATCCACCACCGCCGCTGCGGCGCATGATGCCCCTGCCCCTGACAGCCCGAATGCGCACAACGCGCACAACGCCGTCGTCACCGGTCAGTTCGGCCCGCAGGCGTCCGCCTATCTGACGAGCGCCAATCACGCGAAGGGCGCCGATCTGGAGCAACTCGCCGCGATTGCGCGCGCCCATCCGGGGGCTCAGGTGCTGGATCTGGGCTGTGGTGCGGGTCACGTGAGCTTCTTCACCGCGCCTCACGTCGCGCGTGTCGTGGCCTACGACTTGTCGGCCGACATGCTCGGCGTGGTCGCCGGTGAGGCCGCGAAGCGCGGGCTGACGAACGTCGACACGCAACTCGGCGCGGCCGAATCGCTGCCCTTCAGCGACGCCAGCTTCGATCTCGTCTTCAGCCGCTACAGTGCGCATCACTGGGCGGATGTGGGCGCCGCGCTGCGCGAGATGCGCCGCGTGCTCAAGCCCGGCGGCCGTGTCGTGATCTGCGACGTCGCCTCAACCGGACAGCCGCTGTTCGACACGTATCTGCAAGCGGTCGAAGTGCTGCGCGACACGTCGCACGTGCGCGACTACGCCGCGAGCGAATGGATGATGATGGCGGCAGGGGCGGGATTTTCGGTGGCATCGCTCACGCCGCGCACGCTCGAACTCGACTTCAAGACGTGGACGACGCGCATGCGCACGCCAGAGCCGATGCAGGTGGCCATTCGCGCGTTGCAAACCGCGATGGCGGACGACGTACGCCGTCATTTCAAGATTCAGGACGACGGCTCGTTCACGCTCGACACGCTCACGCTCGAGTTGGTCGTCGGCTGA
- a CDS encoding helix-turn-helix transcriptional regulator, translated as MASPNASSGEPAPHADDARQRRALGDFLRAHRERLTPAAVGLPLLGRRRTPGLRREEVAQLCGLSSTWYTWIEQAREVSISAGALAAVAGALRLSRAERAYLFDLAGKRDPERGAEPLPHHAAAQVQAAVAAVAAPAYALDRCWDVLAWNAAAADLFRGWLDVPGAKNLLRYIFLDAGAQTLIQDWERRAQRVVAEFRAECSAYLDDTPVRALTDVLQRESSVFAALWSQQDVVEREGGRRGFHHPVRGDIDFAQVTFRLSGHDDVKLVMLLA; from the coding sequence ATGGCATCGCCCAACGCTTCGTCGGGAGAACCGGCTCCGCATGCCGATGATGCGCGCCAGCGTCGAGCGCTGGGAGACTTTCTGCGCGCGCATCGCGAGCGGCTTACGCCGGCGGCGGTCGGACTGCCCCTGCTCGGGCGGCGTCGCACGCCGGGGTTGCGGCGCGAGGAAGTGGCGCAGTTATGTGGTCTGTCGTCGACCTGGTACACGTGGATCGAGCAGGCGCGGGAGGTGTCGATTTCCGCAGGCGCGCTGGCAGCCGTCGCCGGTGCGTTGCGGCTCTCGCGTGCCGAACGGGCGTATCTCTTCGATCTGGCGGGCAAGCGCGACCCGGAGCGCGGCGCCGAGCCGTTGCCGCACCACGCCGCTGCGCAGGTGCAGGCGGCGGTCGCTGCGGTGGCCGCGCCCGCCTACGCGCTCGACCGGTGTTGGGATGTCCTCGCATGGAACGCCGCCGCCGCCGACCTCTTCCGGGGCTGGCTCGACGTGCCCGGCGCGAAGAATCTGCTGCGCTACATCTTTCTCGACGCCGGGGCGCAGACCTTGATTCAGGATTGGGAGCGCCGCGCGCAACGCGTCGTTGCCGAGTTTCGCGCGGAATGCAGCGCCTACCTCGACGACACGCCCGTGCGTGCGCTGACCGACGTGCTGCAACGCGAGAGCAGCGTGTTCGCGGCGCTCTGGTCGCAGCAGGACGTCGTCGAGCGTGAAGGCGGCCGGCGCGGCTTCCATCATCCGGTGCGCGGGGATATCGACTTTGCGCAGGTCACGTTTCGTCTGTCGGGGCATGACGACGTCAAGCTCGTGATGTTGCTGGCGTAG
- the crcB gene encoding fluoride efflux transporter CrcB, with the protein MFASVFAISIGAALGALLRWVLSVQFNAILPTLPLGTLAANLVGGYLIGVAVALFSHFPSIPVEWRLLIVTGFLGGLTTFSTFSAEVTTLLRQGEMGWASLIVIVHVGGSLIMTLLGMASATLLVQWLRPAG; encoded by the coding sequence ATGTTTGCTTCGGTCTTCGCCATCAGCATCGGGGCTGCCCTCGGCGCGCTACTGCGCTGGGTGTTGAGCGTGCAATTCAATGCGATCTTGCCGACGCTCCCGCTCGGCACCCTCGCGGCCAATCTCGTGGGCGGCTATCTGATCGGGGTCGCCGTCGCGCTGTTCAGCCACTTTCCGTCGATTCCGGTCGAATGGCGTCTGCTGATCGTCACCGGGTTTCTCGGCGGCCTCACCACGTTCTCCACCTTCTCGGCCGAAGTCACCACGCTGCTGCGCCAGGGGGAAATGGGCTGGGCCTCGCTCATCGTGATCGTTCACGTAGGCGGGTCGCTCATCATGACGTTGCTCGGCATGGCCAGCGCCACGCTGCTCGTGCAGTGGCTGCGCCCCGCCGGCTGA
- a CDS encoding orotate phosphoribosyltransferase: MIGIDRQAISDITAKILLEVGAVHFNAEKPYIFTSGWASPVYTDCRKLISYPRVRRTLMDFAEAVIIQDVGCEQFDTVAGGETAGIPFAAWIADKLMLPMQYVRKKPKGFGRNAQIEGDLPEGSRVLLVEDLTTDGRSKINFCKALREAGASVNHVFVIFHYDIFPESRQVLKDIDVQLHSLATWWDVLRVAKQQNHFDTKTLDEVEKFLHAPAEWSGAHGGATSFPKD; encoded by the coding sequence ATGATTGGCATCGACCGCCAGGCGATTTCCGACATCACCGCCAAGATCCTGCTCGAAGTGGGCGCGGTGCATTTCAACGCCGAGAAGCCGTACATCTTCACCTCGGGCTGGGCCAGCCCGGTCTACACCGACTGCCGCAAGCTGATCTCGTACCCGCGTGTGCGCCGTACGCTGATGGACTTCGCCGAGGCCGTCATCATTCAGGACGTCGGCTGCGAGCAGTTCGACACGGTCGCCGGCGGTGAGACCGCGGGCATTCCGTTTGCGGCCTGGATCGCCGACAAGCTGATGCTGCCGATGCAGTACGTTCGCAAAAAACCGAAGGGTTTCGGCCGTAATGCGCAGATCGAAGGCGATCTGCCGGAAGGCTCGCGCGTGCTGCTCGTGGAAGATCTGACGACCGACGGTCGCAGCAAGATCAACTTCTGCAAGGCGCTGCGCGAAGCCGGTGCGAGCGTGAATCACGTGTTCGTGATCTTCCACTACGACATCTTCCCGGAGAGCCGTCAGGTGCTCAAGGACATCGACGTCCAGCTGCACTCGCTCGCTACGTGGTGGGATGTGCTGCGCGTTGCCAAGCAGCAGAACCACTTCGACACGAAGACGCTCGACGAAGTCGAGAAATTCCTGCACGCGCCGGCCGAATGGTCGGGCGCGCACGGCGGCGCCACGTCGTTCCCGAAGGACTAA
- a CDS encoding MFS transporter codes for MPNDSSPSLAATAVPQDNAYAKRALWASAIGYAMDGFDLLILGFILPAIAADLALTSTQSGSLVTWTLVGAVVGGIVFGMLSDRYGRVRVLSWTILVFAVFTGLCALAQGYWDLLAYRTIAGIGLGGEFGIGMALAAEACAPERRARASSFVGLGWQAGVLAAALLTPLLLPVIGWRGMFAVGLLPAVVSFVMRRTLGEPEMFLAQQKQPREHAPLKLLVKDGATTRASLGVAILCSVQNFGYYGLMIWMPSYLSKTFGYSLTKSAMWTAVTVLGMAFGIWLFGRLADRFGRRPTFIGYQIGAVVMVFVYAQLQSQFALLIGGAVMGLFVNGMIGGYGALISELYPTAARATAQNVLFNIGRAVGGFGPLTVGALAAAYSFKMALVFLASIYVLDILATLFLIPERRGEALE; via the coding sequence ATGCCTAACGATTCCTCGCCCTCGCTTGCGGCTACTGCCGTGCCGCAAGACAACGCCTACGCGAAGCGTGCCCTCTGGGCCTCGGCCATCGGCTACGCCATGGACGGCTTCGATCTGCTGATTCTCGGCTTCATCCTGCCGGCCATCGCGGCCGACCTCGCGCTGACCAGCACACAGTCCGGGTCGCTCGTCACGTGGACCCTCGTTGGCGCGGTCGTTGGCGGCATCGTCTTCGGCATGCTGTCCGATCGCTATGGCCGCGTACGGGTGCTGTCGTGGACGATCCTGGTCTTCGCCGTGTTCACCGGCCTGTGCGCGCTCGCACAAGGCTATTGGGACTTGCTGGCGTACCGGACGATTGCCGGTATCGGTCTGGGCGGCGAGTTCGGCATCGGCATGGCGCTCGCGGCGGAAGCGTGTGCGCCGGAGCGTCGTGCGCGGGCGTCGTCGTTCGTGGGACTGGGATGGCAGGCCGGGGTGCTGGCCGCCGCGCTGCTCACGCCGCTGCTGCTGCCGGTCATCGGCTGGCGCGGCATGTTCGCCGTTGGCCTGCTGCCGGCGGTCGTGTCGTTCGTCATGCGCCGCACGCTCGGTGAGCCCGAGATGTTCCTCGCGCAACAAAAGCAGCCGCGCGAACACGCGCCGCTCAAGTTGCTGGTCAAGGACGGCGCCACCACGCGCGCGAGCCTTGGCGTGGCGATCCTGTGCTCGGTGCAGAACTTCGGTTACTACGGCCTGATGATCTGGATGCCGTCGTACCTGTCGAAGACGTTCGGCTACTCGCTCACCAAATCGGCCATGTGGACGGCGGTGACGGTACTCGGCATGGCGTTCGGCATCTGGCTGTTCGGCCGTCTGGCCGATCGCTTCGGCCGCCGCCCGACGTTCATCGGCTATCAGATCGGCGCGGTCGTAATGGTGTTCGTCTACGCGCAGTTGCAGTCGCAATTCGCGCTGCTGATCGGCGGTGCGGTGATGGGGCTGTTCGTGAACGGCATGATCGGTGGCTACGGCGCACTGATTTCCGAGCTTTATCCGACGGCCGCGCGTGCAACGGCGCAAAACGTGCTGTTCAACATCGGCCGCGCCGTGGGCGGTTTCGGACCGCTCACGGTCGGTGCCCTGGCGGCTGCCTATTCGTTCAAGATGGCGCTCGTCTTCCTCGCCAGCATTTACGTGCTCGACATTCTCGCCACGCTGTTCCTGATTCCGGAGCGTCGCGGCGAAGCGCTGGAATAA
- a CDS encoding NADP-dependent malic enzyme has protein sequence MDEQLKQSALAYHENPRPGKISVTPTKPLSNQIDLSLAYSPGVAYACEAIAEDPLAANRYTSRSNLVGVITNGTAVLGLGNIGPLAAKPVMEGKGCLFKKFAGIDVFDIELAEHDPDKLVEAIAMLEPTLGGINLEDIKAPECFYIEKKLRERMKIPVFHDDQHGTAIIASAAILNGLKVVGKDIGQVKLVCSGAGAAAIACLDLLVNLGLKKENILVLDSKGVIHTGRDKLDESKARYAVATEARTLADASNGADVFLGCSTAGVLTADMVKTMGTKPLILALANPEPEIRPEIAKAARPDCIIATGRSDYPNQVNNVLCFPFIFRGALDVGATTITEEMKLATVRAIAELAQEEEQSEEVARAYEGQSLEFGPEYIIPKPFDPRLIIKIAPAVAQAAMDSGVATRPIKDMDAYREQLGTTVYRTGFIMRPVFAAARARFGNDAARIVFAEGEDERVLRAAQFVLAERIAKPIIIGRPAVVEMRLQKIGSKLKPGVDFEIVNPEDDTRYQRCWQEYHNLGARHGVTPEVAKAAMRKDNTLIGAILVRLGEADGMICGMIDTYHRHLDVVDQVLGRAAGVENYAAMNLLMLENRNLFISDTYVNEVPTSEQLAEMTVLASKEIERFGIAPKVALLSNSNFGSVKSASAQRMADAAALLAKRAPELEVDGEMHGDAALSETIRRAAYPASRLSGEANLLVMPNVEAANITYNLLKMTGGEGVTVGPFLLGCAKPVHILTPAATVRRIINMTAVAAANVNR, from the coding sequence ATGGATGAACAACTGAAACAAAGCGCCCTGGCGTACCACGAGAATCCGCGTCCGGGCAAAATCTCGGTGACGCCGACCAAGCCGCTGTCGAACCAGATCGATCTGTCGCTGGCCTACTCCCCCGGCGTGGCCTACGCCTGCGAAGCCATCGCGGAAGACCCGCTGGCAGCCAACCGCTACACGTCGCGCAGCAACCTCGTCGGTGTGATTACCAACGGGACCGCCGTGCTCGGTCTGGGCAACATTGGCCCGCTCGCCGCCAAGCCGGTGATGGAAGGCAAGGGCTGCCTGTTCAAGAAGTTCGCCGGCATCGACGTGTTCGACATCGAACTCGCCGAGCACGACCCGGACAAGCTCGTCGAAGCCATCGCCATGCTCGAGCCCACGCTCGGCGGCATCAACCTCGAAGACATCAAGGCGCCCGAGTGCTTCTACATCGAGAAGAAGCTGCGCGAGCGCATGAAGATTCCGGTCTTCCACGACGACCAGCACGGCACCGCCATCATCGCCTCGGCCGCAATCCTCAACGGCCTGAAGGTCGTTGGCAAGGACATCGGCCAGGTCAAGCTGGTCTGCTCGGGCGCCGGCGCTGCCGCCATCGCCTGTCTGGATCTGCTGGTGAACCTCGGCCTGAAGAAAGAGAACATTCTCGTTCTCGACTCGAAGGGCGTGATTCACACCGGCCGCGACAAGCTCGACGAGAGCAAGGCGCGCTACGCCGTGGCGACCGAAGCTCGTACGCTGGCCGACGCGAGCAACGGCGCCGACGTGTTCCTCGGCTGTTCGACCGCCGGCGTGCTGACCGCCGACATGGTCAAGACGATGGGCACGAAGCCGCTGATTCTGGCGCTTGCCAATCCGGAGCCGGAAATCCGTCCGGAAATCGCGAAGGCTGCGCGTCCGGACTGCATCATCGCGACCGGCCGTTCGGACTACCCGAACCAGGTCAACAACGTGCTGTGCTTCCCGTTCATCTTCCGTGGCGCGCTCGACGTTGGTGCGACCACCATCACGGAAGAAATGAAGCTCGCCACCGTGCGCGCCATTGCCGAACTGGCACAGGAAGAAGAGCAGAGCGAAGAAGTCGCGCGCGCCTATGAAGGCCAGTCGCTCGAATTCGGCCCGGAATACATCATTCCGAAGCCGTTCGATCCGCGTCTGATCATCAAGATTGCCCCGGCCGTGGCGCAAGCCGCGATGGATTCGGGCGTGGCCACGCGTCCGATCAAGGACATGGACGCCTACCGCGAACAACTCGGCACGACCGTGTATCGCACCGGCTTCATCATGCGCCCGGTGTTCGCCGCCGCCCGTGCCCGCTTCGGCAACGACGCTGCCCGCATCGTGTTCGCGGAAGGCGAAGACGAGCGCGTGCTGCGCGCCGCCCAGTTCGTGCTGGCCGAGCGCATCGCCAAGCCGATCATCATCGGTCGTCCGGCCGTGGTGGAAATGCGTCTGCAAAAGATCGGCTCGAAGCTCAAGCCGGGCGTCGATTTCGAGATCGTGAATCCGGAAGACGACACGCGCTATCAGCGTTGCTGGCAGGAGTATCACAACCTTGGCGCGCGTCACGGTGTGACGCCGGAAGTCGCCAAGGCGGCCATGCGCAAGGACAACACGCTGATCGGCGCGATCCTCGTGCGTCTGGGCGAAGCCGACGGCATGATCTGCGGCATGATCGATACGTACCATCGCCATCTGGATGTGGTCGATCAGGTGCTCGGCCGCGCCGCCGGTGTCGAGAACTACGCGGCGATGAACCTGTTGATGCTCGAGAATCGCAACCTGTTCATCAGCGATACGTACGTCAACGAAGTGCCGACCTCGGAGCAACTCGCCGAGATGACGGTTCTTGCGTCGAAGGAAATCGAGCGCTTCGGCATCGCCCCGAAGGTGGCGCTGCTCTCGAACTCGAACTTCGGCAGCGTGAAGTCGGCATCGGCCCAGCGCATGGCCGACGCCGCGGCGCTTCTTGCCAAGCGTGCGCCGGAGCTGGAAGTCGACGGCGAAATGCACGGCGACGCCGCCCTGTCGGAGACGATCCGTCGCGCGGCTTACCCCGCGTCGCGTCTGTCGGGCGAAGCGAACCTGCTCGTCATGCCGAACGTGGAAGCGGCGAACATCACGTACAACCTGCTCAAGATGACGGGCGGTGAAGGCGTGACGGTCGGCCCGTTCCTGCTCGGCTGCGCCAAGCCGGTTCACATCCTGACGCCGGCCGCTACGGTGCGCCGCATCATCAACATGACGGCTGTCGCTGCGGCTAACGTCAACCGTTGA
- a CDS encoding indolepyruvate ferredoxin oxidoreductase family protein — protein MNAPVNPSLLAALESVTLDDKYTLERGRAYMSGIQALVRLPMLQQARDAAAGLNTAGYISGYRGSPLGGLDLSLWKAKQHLASHNIVFQPGLNEDLAATAVWGSQQVNLYPAKFDGVFSMWYGKGPGVDRSMDVLKHGNSAGSSKHGGVLVLAGDDHAAKSSTLAHQSEHVFKAAGIPVLYPSNVQEYLDYGLHGWAMSRYSGLWVAMKCVTDVVESSASVMIDPHNVEIRLPDDFIMPPDGLNIRWPDPPLVQEARLLDYKWYAGLAYVRANKLDRVMIDSPHARFGIMTGGKAYLDVCQALADLGLDEATCQRIGIRLYKVGCVWPLEAQGARAFAQGLQEILVVEEKRQILEYAIKEELYNWRDDVRPRVYGKFDEKDGAGGEWSVPMANWLLPAHYELSPALIAKAIATRLEKFELPSDVRERIAARLRVIEAKEQALAKPRVAVERKPWFCSGCPHNTSTNVPEGSRAIAGIGCHYMTVWMDRKTDTFSQMGGEGVPWIGQAPFSCDEHIFANLGDGTYFHSGLLAIRAAISSKVNITYKILYNDAVAMTGGQPVDGTLSVPQIVAQVDAEGATKIVIVTDEPEKYDGVKLVGDVPIYHRSELDRVQRELRLVKGTSILIYDQTCATEKRRRRKRGAYPDPAKRVVINEAVCEGCGDCSVKSNCLSVEPLETEFGTKRQINQSTCNKDFSCLNGFCPSFVTVEGGQLRKPKTAQIDSSGLPPLPEPALPAITRPYGILVTGVGGTGVVTIGGLLGMAAHLENKGVTTLDVTGLAQKGGAVTSHVQIALQPEDIHATRIAMGDARVVIGCDAITTASDDTLSRVQHGVTNVVVNSAHTPTADFIRNPNWRFPGASTESDIRAAAGDNVDFVDANHLSLRLLGDTIYTNPFVLGYAWQKGWVPLSYAALTRAIELNGVAIEKNKQAFEWGRRAAHDLATVHRLAQQNASAESAESSAAGGKLITLHSPRALDTLIQRRYDQLVAYQDRAYAERFKQTVDRVRTAESALASDTMQMPLTEAVARALYKLMAYKDEYEVARLYTDPAFMKKLNEQFEGDFTLRFHLAPPSLAKHDDKGHLVKKAYGAWMMKAFGVLAKLKGLRGGAFDIFGRTQERRTERALIGEYEALVNELVTGLNEQNVSLAVQLAELPQDIRGYGHVKEQNLAATRIKWTKLLAQFRDGGSHRAAA, from the coding sequence ATGAACGCCCCTGTCAATCCGAGCTTGCTGGCCGCACTAGAATCGGTCACGCTCGACGACAAATACACGCTCGAGCGCGGTCGCGCATACATGAGCGGCATCCAGGCCTTGGTTCGGCTACCGATGTTGCAGCAGGCGCGCGATGCTGCCGCCGGACTCAACACCGCCGGCTACATATCGGGCTATCGCGGTTCGCCGCTAGGCGGTCTGGATCTGTCGCTATGGAAAGCCAAACAGCACCTCGCCAGCCATAACATCGTCTTCCAGCCCGGCCTGAACGAAGACCTCGCGGCCACCGCCGTGTGGGGCTCGCAGCAGGTCAATCTGTACCCCGCCAAGTTCGACGGCGTGTTCTCCATGTGGTACGGCAAGGGCCCCGGCGTCGACCGCTCCATGGACGTGCTCAAGCACGGCAACTCGGCCGGCTCGTCGAAGCACGGCGGCGTGCTGGTGCTCGCAGGCGACGACCACGCCGCCAAATCCTCCACCCTCGCCCATCAATCCGAACACGTCTTCAAGGCAGCCGGCATTCCCGTGCTGTATCCCTCGAACGTTCAGGAGTATCTCGACTACGGCCTGCATGGCTGGGCGATGAGCCGTTACTCCGGCCTGTGGGTCGCCATGAAGTGCGTGACGGATGTGGTCGAGTCGTCCGCCTCGGTGATGATCGATCCTCACAACGTCGAGATCCGACTGCCGGATGACTTCATCATGCCGCCCGATGGCCTGAACATCCGCTGGCCCGATCCGCCGCTGGTGCAGGAAGCACGTCTGCTCGACTACAAGTGGTACGCCGGGCTCGCTTACGTGCGCGCCAACAAACTCGACCGCGTGATGATCGATTCGCCCCACGCGCGCTTCGGCATCATGACCGGCGGCAAGGCGTATCTCGATGTATGTCAGGCCCTCGCCGATCTGGGGCTGGACGAAGCGACATGCCAGCGCATCGGCATCCGTCTGTACAAAGTGGGCTGTGTGTGGCCGCTCGAAGCGCAGGGTGCGCGCGCGTTCGCACAGGGACTGCAAGAGATTCTGGTGGTCGAGGAGAAACGTCAGATCCTCGAATACGCGATCAAGGAAGAGTTGTACAACTGGCGCGACGACGTGCGGCCGCGCGTGTATGGCAAGTTCGACGAGAAGGACGGCGCCGGCGGCGAATGGTCGGTGCCAATGGCCAACTGGCTGCTGCCCGCGCACTACGAACTCTCGCCGGCCCTGATCGCCAAGGCGATTGCCACGCGCCTGGAGAAGTTCGAGCTGCCGAGCGACGTGCGCGAGCGTATTGCCGCGCGTCTGCGCGTGATCGAGGCAAAGGAGCAAGCCCTCGCCAAGCCGCGCGTCGCGGTCGAGCGCAAGCCGTGGTTCTGCTCGGGGTGCCCGCATAATACGTCGACCAATGTACCCGAAGGCTCGCGCGCTATCGCCGGTATCGGTTGCCACTACATGACCGTGTGGATGGACCGCAAGACCGACACCTTCTCGCAGATGGGCGGCGAAGGCGTGCCCTGGATCGGGCAGGCGCCGTTCTCGTGCGATGAACACATCTTCGCCAACCTCGGCGACGGCACGTACTTCCACTCGGGTCTGCTCGCGATTCGCGCGGCGATCTCGTCGAAGGTCAACATCACCTACAAGATTCTGTACAACGATGCGGTCGCGATGACCGGCGGCCAACCGGTCGACGGCACGCTCAGCGTGCCGCAGATCGTGGCGCAGGTCGATGCCGAGGGCGCGACGAAGATCGTCATCGTGACGGACGAGCCCGAGAAGTACGACGGCGTGAAGCTCGTCGGCGACGTTCCCATCTACCACCGCAGCGAACTGGATCGCGTGCAGCGCGAACTGCGGCTGGTCAAGGGCACGTCGATCCTGATCTACGACCAGACGTGTGCCACCGAGAAGCGCCGCCGCCGCAAACGCGGTGCGTATCCCGATCCGGCCAAGCGCGTGGTCATCAACGAAGCGGTCTGCGAAGGTTGCGGCGACTGCTCCGTGAAGTCGAACTGCCTGTCGGTCGAGCCACTGGAAACGGAATTCGGCACGAAGCGTCAGATCAACCAGTCGACGTGCAACAAGGATTTCTCGTGCCTGAACGGCTTCTGCCCGAGCTTCGTGACGGTGGAAGGCGGTCAGTTGCGCAAGCCGAAGACGGCGCAGATCGACAGCAGCGGGCTGCCGCCCCTGCCCGAACCGGCGTTGCCGGCCATCACGCGTCCGTACGGCATTCTCGTGACGGGCGTGGGCGGCACGGGCGTGGTGACTATCGGCGGGTTGCTCGGCATGGCAGCGCATCTGGAAAACAAGGGCGTCACGACGCTCGACGTCACCGGCCTCGCGCAGAAAGGCGGCGCGGTGACGAGCCACGTGCAGATCGCACTGCAACCGGAAGACATTCACGCCACGCGTATCGCCATGGGCGACGCCCGTGTCGTGATCGGTTGCGACGCCATCACGACGGCCAGCGACGACACGCTCTCGCGCGTGCAGCACGGCGTGACGAACGTCGTAGTCAACAGCGCGCACACGCCGACGGCCGATTTCATCCGCAACCCGAACTGGCGCTTCCCGGGCGCGAGCACGGAGAGCGACATCCGCGCGGCGGCCGGTGACAACGTCGACTTCGTCGATGCCAATCACCTCTCGCTGCGACTGCTCGGCGACACCATCTACACGAACCCGTTCGTGCTGGGCTACGCATGGCAGAAGGGTTGGGTACCGCTGTCGTATGCGGCGCTCACGCGTGCCATCGAACTGAACGGCGTGGCGATCGAGAAGAACAAGCAGGCGTTCGAATGGGGACGTCGCGCCGCCCACGATCTGGCCACCGTGCACCGGCTCGCGCAGCAGAACGCGTCTGCGGAGTCTGCGGAATCGTCGGCCGCTGGCGGTAAGTTGATTACGCTGCACTCGCCGCGCGCGCTCGATACGTTGATCCAACGTCGTTACGATCAGCTCGTGGCCTATCAGGATCGCGCTTACGCCGAACGCTTCAAGCAAACGGTGGACCGCGTGCGCACCGCGGAATCGGCCCTGGCGAGCGACACCATGCAAATGCCGCTGACCGAAGCCGTCGCGCGTGCGCTGTACAAGCTCATGGCCTACAAGGACGAGTACGAGGTCGCGCGTCTCTACACCGATCCGGCGTTCATGAAGAAGTTGAACGAGCAGTTCGAAGGCGACTTCACGCTGCGCTTCCATCTGGCACCGCCGTCGCTGGCCAAGCACGACGACAAGGGGCATCTCGTGAAGAAAGCCTATGGCGCGTGGATGATGAAGGCGTTCGGCGTGCTGGCGAAGCTCAAGGGGCTGCGCGGCGGGGCGTTCGACATCTTCGGCCGCACGCAGGAGCGTCGCACGGAACGCGCGCTGATCGGCGAGTACGAAGCGCTGGTCAACGAACTGGTCACGGGTCTGAACGAGCAAAACGTGTCGCTGGCCGTGCAACTGGCGGAGTTGCCGCAGGACATTCGCGGCTACGGTCATGTCAAGGAGCAGAACCTCGCGGCCACGCGCATCAAGTGGACGAAGTTGCTCGCGCAATTCCGTGATGGCGGTTCGCATCGCGCGGCGGCCTGA